Genomic window (Sediminispirochaeta smaragdinae DSM 11293):
TGTTAAGGTCAGGTTGACAGCTCATCAGACCTATTGTATTATAACCAAAACTAATCGTAAGGGTTTTTGTTATGCAGAAGAAGATTTTGGGAATAGCAGGAAGTCCCAGAAAGGCTGCGACCTATGAGAGCCTGCAGGTTGCCCTGGAAGGGGCACAAACGCTTTGCGCCGATGAGTTGAATGTTGAACTTGTCTCTTTTAAGGGAAAAAAAATAGCCCCCTGCAATCACTGCAACGCTTGCAAGCGAAACGGAGGGCGTTGTGTCGTAGATGACGACATGACGCCGTTATACGAGTCTTTGGTTGAAGCAGATTCTTTTATCTTTGCTTCTCCGGTATATGCGATGAATATGACTCCGCAGCTGTCGGCATTTTTTAGCCGTATGCGGGCACTGCATGATCGAGACGGAGGCAAGCTCCGAAACAAGCTTGCTACCGCCATTGCCGTGGGAGGCAGACGCAACGGCGGGCAGGAGCTTGCGATCAGCAATATCGTTCATGCCTGCTTAACACGTGGAATTGTGTATATCGGCGGAGAGCCGGGCTTTTATTCCGGGGCGATGGTTTGGAGTGGTGATAAGGGAAAGGATGTCCTTTCTTTTGATGAAGAGGCGGGAAATTCGTTGCGATCTCTAGGTCGACGTCTTGCCTACTGGACTCTGCTTATTGCCGCCGGAAAATCATTGGTCGGTGAAGGGGAGGTGCAAATGAGCAAATACATGTTCTAGAGGACCGAGAAAACAACTACTAAAAGGAGTTAAGGATATGAAATCCAGAAAAAACAAGATTTTGGTGGGTATTGTACTATGTGCACTACTTGCAGGCTTTCCACTTTTTGCTTCCGGGCAGAAAGACGGTGGGCGGAGAAACATCATCATTGGGGCCGGAGGCGCAGGCGGTTCGTGGTATCTGTTGGCTGCCCAGATCAGCGAAATCCTGAAAGCGGAAATGCCCGATGTCTCTGTTTCGGTTATTGAGGGGGGAGCAATCAGTAATGTTCGGCTCACGAATGAAGGCCGTGACCTGGATGTTGGTATGGCTAGTCTTCCGAATGTTATAGATGCTCTTGATGCAAAAGGGGTCTTTGCCGAGGACGGAATAGATAATATTTCGGCTATCATGAACTTTGCCGTTGACTATGTTCAGTTTACCGTTCTTGCTGATAGTGGCATTACCGAATTCGGCCAGCTTGGTGACAAGCGGATTCTTCCGGGGCCAAAGGGCTGGGGGATTGAAGCCCTGACCGGAGCGGTTTGCGATCTATACGGTTTTTCGTATGATTCAATCAAGGCACATGGTGGATCGGTGAGCTTTGTCAGTTGGGGGGAGGCTCCAAGCCTGCTCAAGGACGGTCATGCGGATATGGCAGCCTTCAAAGGGGCCGTACCGAATTCCAACGTTATGGAGATCGATGCGACCAATAAGGCAAGGATCATAGGGCTGAGTGAGGAAAAGCTGAATCAATTTCTTGCAGAGAATCTCGGCTATTTCAAAGGCACGATCAAGGCAGGAACCTACAGGGGTCAGGATAGCGACGCTTTGACCATCGGCCATACTTCGGTCTTTTTTGCCAACAATGATCTCCCTGAGGAGCTTGTATATCAGCTTACAAAGGCGATCCTTGAAAACAAGGACAAGCTTAATCAGATTGAAGGTATCGAGATCGGAGATGATGCTCTCTTGGGGATCGATCAGAGTATCCTCCATCCCGGAGCCAGACGATATTACAAAGAAATCGGACTCATCCAGTAAAAACCTGCAATTCCGATCCGTTGTTCAGGCGGACCGGAATTGCTGTTTAGAAGGACACAACAATGACTGAAGAGCTAAGTTCTGGCAATACAATAGTCGAAAAGCTCCGCTCGGGTGGAATCCGAAATATAAGGGTCGGAGAGGCCCTGCTTTGTCTTTTTGCCTTGGCCCTGAGCGGCTTTAGCCTTTATACCGGCTTTACGGGTCTACTCGAAAGCTGGCTTCACCGAATGATACATCTTGTCTGTATCTTAATGATTGCGTTTTTGACCGATCTGAATATGCCTCAGGCGGGAAAGGTAAAAAAGGTAATCTCTGCTATTTTCATCATTCTGGTGGCAGTGATCGCGCTTTATTCATTTCTCGATTATGAACACATTATTCTGAGAATGGGCAGGCCGAACCACGGCGATATCGTTATCGGCATTTTGTTGGTTTTGGTGACGTTGATGGCAAGCAAAAGAAAGCTGGGATGGGCGGTGACGATCATCGCCGTCTGTTTTCTTTTTTATGCCTTCTTCGGCTATCTTTTCCCTTCGTCGCTTTAT
Coding sequences:
- a CDS encoding flavodoxin family protein, which encodes MQKKILGIAGSPRKAATYESLQVALEGAQTLCADELNVELVSFKGKKIAPCNHCNACKRNGGRCVVDDDMTPLYESLVEADSFIFASPVYAMNMTPQLSAFFSRMRALHDRDGGKLRNKLATAIAVGGRRNGGQELAISNIVHACLTRGIVYIGGEPGFYSGAMVWSGDKGKDVLSFDEEAGNSLRSLGRRLAYWTLLIAAGKSLVGEGEVQMSKYMF
- a CDS encoding TAXI family TRAP transporter solute-binding subunit, with product MKSRKNKILVGIVLCALLAGFPLFASGQKDGGRRNIIIGAGGAGGSWYLLAAQISEILKAEMPDVSVSVIEGGAISNVRLTNEGRDLDVGMASLPNVIDALDAKGVFAEDGIDNISAIMNFAVDYVQFTVLADSGITEFGQLGDKRILPGPKGWGIEALTGAVCDLYGFSYDSIKAHGGSVSFVSWGEAPSLLKDGHADMAAFKGAVPNSNVMEIDATNKARIIGLSEEKLNQFLAENLGYFKGTIKAGTYRGQDSDALTIGHTSVFFANNDLPEELVYQLTKAILENKDKLNQIEGIEIGDDALLGIDQSILHPGARRYYKEIGLIQ